The following are from one region of the Actinopolyspora halophila DSM 43834 genome:
- a CDS encoding suppressor of fused domain protein — MNRFSGFPAHVEKYLGRIRGADSQETDSRERGYHLVYCDPPHGAHISVLTNGLRSHAAGAPLPHELVCTLHSGQELHARHLTGVIAELLEESNSRVGPGALIMNDRALLPETEISGALAAPHPYLGEDFDILRDESGEAVLRIITLLPISRGEAQLVARYGSDVLYDRWEQHDSDLLDAFRPSVA; from the coding sequence TTGAACCGGTTCAGCGGATTCCCCGCCCATGTCGAGAAGTACCTCGGCAGGATTCGCGGCGCGGACAGCCAGGAGACCGATTCGCGGGAGCGGGGATATCACCTCGTCTACTGCGATCCACCGCACGGCGCGCACATCTCGGTGCTCACCAACGGACTGCGCTCGCACGCGGCGGGCGCGCCACTTCCGCACGAGCTGGTCTGCACGCTGCACAGTGGACAGGAGTTGCACGCGCGGCACCTGACCGGTGTCATCGCCGAGCTGCTGGAGGAGTCGAACAGCCGCGTGGGGCCGGGCGCGCTGATCATGAACGACAGGGCGCTGCTCCCGGAGACCGAGATCAGCGGAGCCCTGGCCGCTCCCCACCCCTACCTCGGCGAGGACTTCGACATCCTCCGCGACGAGTCCGGGGAAGCCGTACTGCGCATCATCACCCTGCTTCCGATATCGCGGGGCGAGGCGCAGCTCGTGGCGCGCTACGGCAGCGACGTGCTCTACGATCGGTGGGAGCAGCACGACAGCGATCTGCTCGACGCCTTTCGCCCCTCCGTGGCCTGA
- a CDS encoding AIM24 family protein → MQVRTRHSPSFGVARLVLAAGEVARTGTEAMATSYGVASASASRAGKRGSGGIKLGGGSVPERSYTAGPQGGWVDVAPGFPGDVHTIEMDGRRGWCVTGDSWLAAAGTVRLDADWNGFRELFGGQPGFLAHAGGQGQLVLACCGALDVHELQPGEFVTMDTGHLVAYVDTLQCRLRQSEQGRAQSMRTGDGLVVDFAGPGRVVAQSRNPRRMASWSQHSGNGR, encoded by the coding sequence GTGCAGGTTCGAACTCGTCATTCTCCTTCGTTCGGAGTGGCGCGACTCGTGCTCGCGGCCGGTGAGGTCGCGCGAACCGGAACCGAGGCCATGGCCACCAGTTACGGAGTGGCGAGCGCTTCAGCGAGCCGCGCGGGCAAGCGCGGATCCGGGGGGATCAAGCTCGGGGGCGGTTCGGTTCCGGAGCGGAGCTACACGGCCGGTCCGCAGGGCGGATGGGTCGACGTGGCCCCCGGTTTCCCCGGGGATGTGCACACCATCGAGATGGACGGTCGGCGGGGTTGGTGCGTGACCGGGGACTCGTGGCTCGCAGCGGCTGGAACCGTCCGACTCGACGCGGACTGGAACGGGTTCCGGGAGCTTTTCGGGGGACAGCCGGGGTTTCTCGCCCATGCGGGCGGACAGGGGCAACTCGTGCTGGCCTGTTGCGGGGCGCTGGACGTGCACGAGCTCCAGCCCGGGGAGTTCGTGACCATGGACACCGGCCACCTGGTGGCCTATGTGGACACCTTGCAGTGCAGGCTCCGCCAGTCCGAGCAGGGGCGCGCGCAGTCCATGCGCACGGGCGACGGTCTGGTCGTCGATTTCGCCGGTCCGGGACGGGTGGTGGCGCAGAGCCGCAACCCGCGTCGGATGGCGTCCTGGTCACAGCACAGTGGAAACGGACGTTGA
- a CDS encoding cold-shock protein: protein MAVGTVKWFNPEKGYGFIATDNGSDVFVHYSAIDMDGFRTLDEGDRVEYEVKPGRDGRSQADGVRKL, encoded by the coding sequence GTGGCAGTCGGCACGGTCAAATGGTTCAACCCCGAGAAGGGTTACGGATTCATCGCCACGGACAACGGTTCGGATGTTTTCGTGCACTACTCGGCGATCGACATGGACGGGTTCCGGACTCTCGACGAAGGGGACCGGGTCGAGTACGAGGTGAAGCCGGGACGGGACGGTCGTAGTCAGGCCGACGGCGTCCGCAAACTCTGA
- the glp gene encoding gephyrin-like molybdotransferase Glp, translating to MSDDRGVAHTTDPSALLSVDEYRRRVSELLVPTPTLNLPLDECLGLALAEHLTAPISLPPFDNSAMDGYAVRSADLAEAGPERPVTLPVTADIPAGRVHVDELAPGAAHRIMTGAQLPSGADATVPVERTDGGTERVTIQATVPAGANVRGSGEDVTAGQTVLDGGSTLGAAQLGMASAVGSAELPVHRPPRVLVLSTGSELVRPGNPLRGGEIYESNGTMLAAAVRQCGGTAELLHFVPDDVAAFHSALEPYLDGTDLILTSGGVSAGAYEVVKDALEGDEVRFEKVAVQPGMPQGSGHYTAGGRRVPVVTLPGNPVSSIVSFEVFVRPALRRAGGHSAVDRPRRRVVLSETLRSSPGKRQYRRGLFDPESDTVIAQGGAGSHLLSGMAAANCLIQLPEESSEVSEGTTVDIWLLD from the coding sequence ATGTCCGATGATCGGGGCGTGGCTCACACTACCGATCCCTCGGCACTGCTGTCGGTGGACGAGTACCGCAGGCGCGTATCGGAACTGCTCGTCCCGACTCCGACGCTGAACCTGCCGCTGGACGAATGCCTGGGACTGGCGCTGGCCGAGCACCTGACGGCGCCGATCTCCCTGCCGCCCTTCGACAACTCGGCCATGGACGGTTACGCCGTCCGCTCGGCCGACCTCGCGGAGGCGGGCCCGGAGAGACCCGTGACTCTTCCCGTGACCGCCGACATACCCGCAGGCCGGGTGCACGTCGACGAACTCGCCCCGGGGGCGGCACATCGGATAATGACGGGCGCACAGCTGCCCTCCGGCGCCGACGCGACGGTCCCGGTGGAACGCACCGACGGCGGCACGGAGCGGGTGACGATCCAGGCCACCGTTCCCGCCGGTGCCAACGTCCGCGGCAGCGGCGAGGACGTGACCGCGGGGCAGACCGTCCTCGACGGCGGAAGCACGCTCGGAGCCGCCCAGCTGGGCATGGCCTCGGCCGTGGGAAGCGCCGAACTCCCGGTCCACCGCCCTCCCAGGGTGCTCGTGCTCTCGACGGGCTCGGAACTGGTGCGCCCGGGGAATCCGCTGCGCGGAGGCGAGATCTACGAGTCCAACGGAACCATGCTCGCGGCGGCGGTGCGCCAGTGCGGCGGCACGGCCGAGTTGTTGCACTTCGTGCCCGACGACGTCGCGGCCTTCCACTCCGCGTTGGAGCCGTATCTGGACGGGACCGACCTGATCCTCACTTCCGGCGGGGTGAGCGCGGGCGCCTACGAGGTCGTCAAGGACGCGTTGGAGGGCGACGAGGTCCGCTTCGAGAAGGTCGCCGTACAACCGGGCATGCCGCAGGGATCGGGTCACTACACCGCGGGAGGGCGGCGTGTCCCCGTGGTCACGCTTCCGGGAAACCCCGTCAGCTCGATCGTGTCCTTCGAGGTGTTCGTGCGTCCCGCGCTGCGCCGTGCGGGCGGGCACAGCGCAGTGGATCGTCCACGAAGGAGAGTAGTGCTGTCCGAGACCCTGCGATCCTCACCGGGCAAGCGCCAGTACCGGCGCGGGCTCTTCGACCCGGAGTCCGACACGGTGATCGCGCAGGGGGGAGCAGGCTCCCACCTCCTCTCCGGCATGGCCGCTGCCAACTGCCTCATCCAGCTGCCGGAGGAGAGTTCCGAGGTCTCCGAGGGGACCACCGTGGACATATGGCTCCTCGACTAA
- the groL gene encoding chaperonin GroEL (60 kDa chaperone family; promotes refolding of misfolded polypeptides especially under stressful conditions; forms two stacked rings of heptamers to form a barrel-shaped 14mer; ends can be capped by GroES; misfolded proteins enter the barrel where they are refolded when GroES binds) gives MAKMIAFDEDARRGLERGMNTLADAVKVTLGPKGRNVVLEKKWGAPTITNDGVSIAKEIELDDPWEKIGAELVKEVAKKTDDVAGDGTTTATVLAQALVREGLRNVAAGASPTALKRGIEKASEAVAEQLLKNATEIETKEQIAATAAISAGDSQIGELIAESMDKVGKEGVITVEESNTFGLELELTEGMRFDKGYISPYFVTDQDRMEASLDDPYILLLSSKISNIKEMLSLLEKVMQSNKPLLIIAEDIEGEALATLVVNKMRGTFKSVAVKAPGFGDRRKAMLQDMAILTGGQVISEEVGLKLDSADLSMLGRARKVVVSKDETTIVEGVGDDEQISGRVNEIRAEIERSDSDYDREKLQERLAKLAGGVAVIKAGAATEVELKERKHRIEDAVRNAKAAVEEGVLAGGGVALLQAAVSAFDNLNLEGDEATGANSVRTAVEGPLKQIAINSGLEGGVVAEKVKGLQAGQGLNAATGEYEDLIQAGVIDPAKVTRSAVQNASSIAGLFLTTEAVVADKPEKNGGGGEAAADPTGGMGGMGGMGGMGGMM, from the coding sequence ATGGCCAAGATGATCGCGTTCGACGAGGACGCCCGCCGCGGTCTCGAGCGCGGCATGAACACCCTCGCCGACGCCGTCAAGGTGACGCTCGGCCCGAAGGGCCGCAACGTCGTGCTCGAGAAGAAGTGGGGCGCGCCGACCATCACCAATGACGGTGTCTCCATCGCCAAGGAGATCGAGCTCGACGACCCCTGGGAGAAGATCGGGGCCGAGCTCGTCAAGGAGGTCGCCAAGAAGACCGACGACGTCGCCGGTGACGGCACCACGACCGCCACCGTTCTGGCCCAGGCGCTGGTGCGCGAGGGCCTGCGCAACGTCGCGGCAGGCGCCAGCCCGACCGCCCTGAAGAGGGGTATCGAGAAGGCAAGCGAGGCGGTCGCCGAGCAGCTGCTCAAGAACGCCACGGAAATCGAGACCAAGGAACAGATCGCCGCCACCGCCGCCATCTCCGCCGGTGACTCCCAGATCGGTGAGCTGATCGCCGAGTCGATGGACAAGGTGGGCAAGGAAGGCGTCATCACCGTCGAGGAGAGCAACACCTTCGGGCTCGAGCTCGAGCTCACCGAGGGCATGCGCTTCGACAAGGGCTACATCTCGCCCTACTTCGTGACCGACCAGGATCGGATGGAGGCGTCGCTGGACGACCCCTACATCCTGCTGCTGAGCTCGAAGATCTCCAACATCAAGGAGATGCTCTCCTTGTTGGAGAAGGTCATGCAGTCCAACAAGCCGCTGCTGATCATCGCCGAGGACATCGAGGGCGAGGCACTGGCGACCCTGGTCGTCAACAAGATGCGCGGCACCTTCAAGTCCGTTGCCGTCAAGGCACCCGGCTTCGGTGACCGCCGCAAGGCGATGCTGCAGGACATGGCCATCCTCACCGGCGGCCAGGTCATCAGCGAGGAAGTCGGCCTCAAGCTGGACAGCGCGGACCTGAGCATGCTGGGCCGTGCCCGCAAGGTCGTGGTCTCCAAGGACGAGACCACCATCGTCGAGGGTGTCGGTGACGACGAGCAGATCTCCGGCCGGGTCAACGAGATCCGTGCCGAGATCGAGCGCTCGGACTCCGACTACGACCGGGAGAAGCTGCAGGAGCGGCTGGCCAAGCTGGCCGGCGGCGTGGCCGTCATCAAGGCGGGCGCGGCGACCGAGGTCGAGCTCAAGGAGCGCAAGCACCGGATCGAGGACGCGGTGCGCAACGCCAAGGCCGCCGTCGAGGAGGGTGTCCTCGCCGGTGGTGGCGTGGCCCTGCTGCAGGCCGCCGTCTCCGCCTTCGACAACCTCAACCTCGAGGGCGATGAAGCGACCGGCGCCAACAGCGTCCGCACCGCCGTCGAAGGCCCGCTCAAGCAGATCGCGATCAACTCCGGTCTCGAGGGCGGCGTCGTGGCCGAGAAGGTCAAGGGGCTGCAGGCTGGACAGGGTCTCAACGCCGCGACCGGCGAGTACGAGGACCTGATCCAGGCAGGCGTCATCGACCCGGCGAAGGTGACCCGCTCCGCCGTGCAGAACGCCTCCTCGATCGCAGGCCTGTTCCTGACCACCGAGGCCGTGGTCGCCGACAAGCCGGAGAAGAACGGCGGCGGCGGCGAGGCTGCTGCCGACCCGACCGGCGGCATGGGCGGCATGGGTGGCATGGGCGGTATGGGCGGCATGATGTGA
- a CDS encoding M48 family metallopeptidase → MRGPWRAALTSALHIGFFAVPAVLVLGLFGIAAYAVRYDFGNGARAALAGLVVVASIVVMLRGLLGVDDRPRGISVNGDAQPQLWRAVRKVAKTAEAPEPDELRITCDTGVRLRERTRLLGLLRGPRCLEVGLPLLAGLTVTELSVVLTQELSKGGGSTPEALACRIRDTVLDTERKLTAGPTKWLFSGHSRLCAALTTPLVRTRTLRGDAIAVRLAGKRTTMATLRKHVGLQLGWRDYAKEYLSMATRVEHTPDVLLGFRSFLENQHRKKDLAERAKETVAAERADDPASPTVSQRLEALKRASSGEPDETDDRPAVALIRNPRRSIPSIEDRLLVEGLGTRVPWPELARLAADHDVAVQAGRLSSAVVQSGVEAEPNLAGVLAAVHRGEMNELINPALNPGLSPELVDEAVVDTMTELLGAAVVDALVQAGHAQHELDWSGPPKLQLADGRALDPDRLVRPAVADPRLVPGLHRHLLHLGVALDHERPPREEPEPKLSGVVSPVRIAKKPHDLFVTDRGVLLLPNRTGTFRRLLAGALARLRRTEHERLERLAETPVVELRELDGSQWVDSRDVATAELHRDVKSWELTMELYLDDYAVSELSESLTEPAAADSTSEEELAKLRISSVTDSFERGTPYSGLGDLLGGRLSADKDPHSEE, encoded by the coding sequence GTGCGTGGCCCATGGCGTGCCGCTCTGACATCGGCACTGCACATCGGTTTTTTCGCCGTACCGGCAGTGCTGGTTCTCGGGCTGTTCGGAATCGCCGCCTACGCGGTCCGCTACGACTTCGGCAACGGCGCGCGCGCCGCGCTGGCCGGACTCGTGGTCGTGGCCAGCATCGTCGTGATGTTGAGAGGCCTGCTCGGAGTCGACGACAGACCGCGCGGGATCTCCGTGAACGGTGACGCCCAGCCCCAGTTGTGGCGCGCAGTCCGCAAAGTCGCCAAAACGGCCGAGGCGCCCGAACCGGACGAACTGCGCATCACCTGCGACACCGGGGTGCGTTTGCGGGAGCGGACCAGACTGCTCGGCCTGCTGCGCGGCCCCCGGTGCCTGGAGGTCGGACTCCCACTGCTGGCCGGCCTCACCGTCACCGAACTCTCGGTCGTGCTGACCCAGGAGCTGAGCAAGGGCGGAGGCAGCACCCCCGAGGCGCTCGCCTGCCGCATCCGCGACACCGTCCTGGACACCGAGCGGAAGCTGACCGCGGGCCCCACCAAGTGGCTGTTCTCCGGTCATTCCCGGCTCTGCGCGGCCCTGACGACCCCGCTGGTGCGTACTCGGACCCTGCGGGGGGACGCGATAGCGGTCCGCCTCGCGGGCAAGCGCACCACGATGGCCACCCTGCGCAAGCACGTGGGGCTGCAGCTGGGGTGGCGGGATTACGCGAAGGAGTACCTGAGCATGGCGACCCGGGTGGAACACACCCCGGACGTGCTGCTCGGTTTCCGTTCGTTCCTCGAGAACCAGCACCGCAAGAAGGACCTGGCCGAACGGGCGAAGGAGACCGTCGCGGCCGAGCGGGCCGACGATCCCGCCAGTCCCACTGTCTCCCAACGTCTCGAAGCCCTCAAACGAGCCTCCTCGGGCGAACCCGATGAGACGGACGACCGGCCCGCCGTCGCGCTGATCCGCAATCCGCGCAGGAGCATCCCGTCCATCGAGGACCGGCTTCTGGTGGAGGGACTGGGCACACGGGTGCCGTGGCCGGAACTGGCGCGGCTGGCCGCCGATCACGACGTCGCCGTGCAAGCAGGCAGACTCAGTTCCGCCGTCGTCCAGAGCGGGGTGGAGGCCGAGCCGAACCTGGCCGGGGTGCTGGCCGCCGTGCACCGGGGCGAGATGAACGAGCTGATCAACCCGGCGCTCAACCCGGGCCTGTCCCCCGAGCTGGTGGACGAGGCCGTGGTCGACACGATGACGGAGCTGCTCGGGGCCGCCGTGGTGGACGCCCTGGTTCAGGCGGGGCACGCGCAGCACGAGCTGGACTGGAGCGGGCCTCCGAAGCTCCAGCTCGCCGACGGGCGGGCGCTGGACCCGGACAGGCTGGTGCGGCCCGCCGTGGCCGATCCCCGACTGGTGCCCGGATTGCATCGGCATCTGCTGCATCTCGGGGTCGCGTTGGATCACGAGCGGCCGCCGCGCGAGGAGCCGGAGCCGAAGCTCTCCGGGGTGGTCAGCCCGGTGCGGATCGCGAAAAAGCCCCACGACCTGTTCGTCACCGACCGGGGGGTGCTGCTGCTGCCCAACCGGACGGGAACGTTCCGGCGGCTGTTGGCCGGAGCACTCGCCCGCCTCCGACGGACCGAGCACGAGCGCCTCGAGCGGTTGGCGGAGACCCCCGTGGTCGAGCTGCGCGAGCTGGACGGCTCCCAGTGGGTGGACAGCCGGGACGTCGCCACGGCCGAGTTGCACCGGGACGTGAAATCCTGGGAGCTGACGATGGAGCTCTACCTGGACGACTACGCGGTCTCGGAGCTCTCCGAGTCCCTCACCGAGCCCGCGGCGGCGGATTCCACGAGCGAGGAGGAATTGGCCAAGTTGCGTATATCCAGCGTCACTGACTCATTCGAGCGTGGGACCCCCTATTCGGGGCTGGGCGACCTGCTGGGAGGTCGGTTGAGCGCCGACAAGGATCCCCACTCGGAAGAGTGA
- a CDS encoding serine/threonine protein kinase, with protein MSEDLTGSRLGHYKIEGVLGRGGMSVMYRATDVRLGRKVALKVMGEHITGDGEFRERFVDEARNTSAIDHANIVPLYDFGEVDGMLYIAMRLVDGSDLASLISEGPMDPNRAVELLAQAAEALDTLHEQGLVHLDLKPANVLVTSREAAHEHVYLADFGLTRRGATGHRTSSGDFLGSPTYAAPEHLRGESVDGRTDLYALACMLYACLTGGPPYKGEVQEVIQGHLRTEAPRVTSRVPLPPAVDEVLRRGMGKTPDQRYGTCKELISAAKSALESGKRTEQSPASGPLPAQAGPVPMPPQPGTPPGGNPGAGPPPPAGAQVPGGQPFPGGPGQPVPPGQQPPPPARGEPVRVRPPMPAQSTSFARKSDSSARWLVPILVIAAVTVIVVMFIIMSETVSSAPPTDGGFGGSGGSAGSPSPGEDGPNAPPFG; from the coding sequence GTGTCGGAAGACCTCACCGGGAGCCGTCTCGGCCACTACAAGATCGAAGGAGTACTCGGTCGCGGTGGCATGAGCGTCATGTACCGCGCCACCGATGTCCGTCTGGGGCGCAAGGTCGCCCTCAAGGTGATGGGGGAGCACATCACCGGCGACGGCGAGTTCCGCGAGCGGTTCGTCGACGAGGCGCGCAACACCTCGGCCATCGACCACGCCAACATCGTCCCGCTGTACGACTTCGGAGAAGTCGACGGGATGCTCTACATCGCCATGCGGCTCGTCGACGGTTCCGACCTCGCGAGCCTCATCTCGGAGGGTCCGATGGACCCCAACCGGGCGGTCGAACTGCTGGCCCAGGCGGCCGAGGCTCTCGACACGCTGCACGAGCAGGGGCTCGTGCACCTGGATCTGAAACCGGCCAACGTGTTGGTCACCTCGCGCGAGGCTGCCCACGAGCACGTCTACCTGGCCGACTTCGGGCTGACCCGGCGAGGGGCCACCGGGCACCGCACCAGCAGCGGGGACTTCCTCGGTTCGCCCACCTACGCCGCCCCGGAGCATCTGCGTGGTGAGTCGGTGGACGGGCGGACCGATCTCTACGCGCTCGCCTGCATGCTCTACGCGTGCCTGACCGGCGGTCCTCCGTACAAGGGCGAGGTGCAGGAGGTGATCCAGGGGCATCTGCGGACGGAGGCACCGCGGGTCACCTCGCGGGTGCCGCTACCGCCGGCGGTGGACGAGGTGCTGCGCCGTGGGATGGGCAAGACCCCGGACCAGCGCTACGGGACCTGCAAGGAGCTGATCTCCGCGGCGAAGAGCGCCCTGGAATCGGGCAAGCGGACCGAGCAGTCCCCGGCGTCCGGGCCGTTGCCCGCCCAGGCGGGGCCCGTGCCGATGCCGCCGCAGCCGGGCACGCCCCCGGGCGGCAACCCGGGAGCGGGTCCGCCTCCTCCGGCGGGGGCGCAGGTTCCGGGGGGACAGCCGTTCCCCGGAGGTCCCGGGCAGCCCGTGCCTCCGGGGCAGCAACCGCCTCCGCCCGCCAGGGGGGAACCGGTTCGGGTGCGTCCTCCCATGCCCGCCCAGTCGACCTCCTTCGCGCGGAAGTCGGACAGTTCGGCCCGGTGGCTGGTTCCGATACTGGTGATCGCGGCCGTGACCGTGATCGTGGTGATGTTCATCATCATGAGCGAGACGGTCAGTTCCGCGCCTCCGACGGACGGAGGATTCGGCGGGAGCGGTGGGAGCGCGGGCAGTCCCTCTCCGGGGGAGGACGGCCCGAACGCTCCACCGTTCGGGTGA
- a CDS encoding beta-N-acetylhexosaminidase family protein — translation MGRFRRTARRPVVLVALSCVLALLAVACTDGATPSGSEEPTDPTGQTRTSDRADNGLPEVVPKPSQVRSEGEDVEVEGKVELVVDPMVDPQTRDLAVRVLTEAGAADVVVRQPGDPVDDSTLRVRLGNRWAPMIRKELQHSGLDFPDGSSDDEEDLAGESYAITVHSGQDPAVVLGGVDAAGAYYAVQTLRQITSAGRIAGVSILDEPDVPTRGTIEGFYGSPWTHAERMDQLAFYGSVKLNTYVYAPKDDPYHRSKWREPYPTDRFEQLRELVEQSAAHHVKFVFAVSPGQSICFSDEQDRQALITKLQAMYDIGVRSFSVPFDDISYTEWNCSADRERYGAPSPEAAGRAQAELLNGLETQFVDTHPGTLSLQTVPTEYSDAERTPYKTALREGLSSSVEVMWTGDGVIPEGVSVSDAAAAAEVWGREPMLWDNYPVNDFDATEGRLMLGPYAKREKGLTKELDGLIINPMNQAAASKVVETSAADFAWNSAGFDAERAWRQAAEYLAGDRFTDDVSGFEADGATVDSLLVFFDLNRMAPLPSGEPWLSPAPELRDRLEEFRKAWNSDGAGRQQAVADLRGYARSIADAPERIEENAPKNFVSDARPWLRATDAWGEALLTTLDGFSARADGDSETAADRFDQAAELADRAESIRTAPGETRPQGPVRVADGVLDEFVRQAPDMR, via the coding sequence GTGGGCCGTTTCCGGCGAACCGCCCGCCGTCCGGTGGTGCTGGTGGCGTTGTCGTGCGTGCTCGCGCTTCTCGCGGTGGCCTGCACGGACGGCGCGACGCCCTCGGGCTCGGAGGAGCCCACCGATCCCACGGGGCAGACCCGGACGAGTGACCGGGCCGACAACGGATTGCCCGAGGTGGTGCCGAAACCGAGCCAGGTGCGTTCCGAGGGCGAGGACGTGGAGGTAGAGGGCAAGGTGGAGCTGGTCGTCGACCCGATGGTCGATCCGCAGACCCGTGATCTCGCGGTGCGGGTGCTGACCGAGGCCGGCGCCGCTGACGTGGTGGTGCGTCAGCCCGGCGATCCCGTCGACGACTCGACGCTGCGGGTACGTCTCGGAAACCGCTGGGCCCCGATGATCCGGAAGGAGCTCCAGCACTCGGGGCTGGACTTTCCGGACGGGAGCAGCGACGACGAGGAGGACCTGGCCGGGGAGAGCTACGCGATCACGGTGCACAGCGGGCAGGACCCCGCCGTGGTGCTCGGTGGGGTCGACGCGGCGGGAGCCTACTACGCGGTGCAGACGCTGCGGCAGATCACTTCCGCGGGGCGTATCGCCGGTGTGAGCATCCTGGACGAGCCGGACGTGCCGACGCGCGGGACGATCGAGGGGTTCTACGGAAGCCCGTGGACCCACGCGGAACGGATGGACCAGCTGGCCTTCTACGGCTCCGTGAAGCTCAACACCTACGTCTACGCTCCGAAGGACGACCCCTACCACCGTTCGAAGTGGCGGGAACCCTATCCGACGGACCGGTTCGAGCAACTGCGCGAACTCGTGGAGCAGTCGGCCGCGCACCACGTGAAGTTCGTTTTCGCCGTCTCGCCCGGGCAGTCGATCTGCTTCAGCGACGAACAGGACCGGCAGGCGCTGATCACCAAGTTGCAGGCGATGTACGACATCGGGGTGCGCAGTTTCTCGGTGCCGTTCGACGACATCTCCTACACCGAGTGGAACTGCTCCGCCGACCGGGAGCGCTACGGGGCGCCCTCGCCGGAGGCGGCGGGTCGGGCCCAGGCCGAGCTGCTCAACGGGCTCGAGACCCAGTTCGTCGACACCCATCCGGGGACCCTCTCGCTGCAGACGGTCCCCACCGAGTACTCGGACGCGGAGCGGACCCCCTACAAGACAGCGCTGCGGGAGGGCCTGTCTTCCTCGGTCGAGGTGATGTGGACCGGTGACGGTGTGATCCCGGAGGGCGTCTCGGTCTCCGACGCCGCGGCGGCGGCCGAGGTGTGGGGCCGGGAACCGATGTTGTGGGACAACTACCCGGTAAACGATTTCGACGCCACCGAGGGCCGACTGATGCTCGGCCCGTACGCGAAGCGGGAGAAGGGCCTGACGAAGGAGCTCGACGGGCTGATCATCAACCCGATGAACCAGGCCGCCGCGAGCAAGGTCGTCGAGACCTCGGCCGCCGACTTCGCGTGGAACAGCGCGGGCTTCGACGCCGAACGCGCGTGGCGTCAGGCGGCGGAGTACCTCGCCGGCGATCGGTTCACCGACGACGTGAGCGGCTTCGAGGCCGACGGCGCCACCGTCGACTCACTGCTCGTGTTCTTCGATCTGAACCGCATGGCCCCCTTGCCGAGCGGTGAGCCGTGGCTGAGTCCCGCCCCCGAGCTGCGGGACAGGTTGGAGGAGTTCCGGAAGGCGTGGAACTCGGACGGAGCGGGCAGGCAGCAGGCCGTGGCCGATCTGCGCGGTTACGCCCGGTCGATCGCGGACGCGCCGGAACGGATCGAGGAGAACGCGCCGAAGAACTTCGTCTCGGACGCGAGGCCGTGGTTGCGTGCGACCGATGCCTGGGGCGAGGCCTTGTTGACCACCCTGGATGGCTTCTCCGCGCGGGCCGATGGCGACTCGGAAACGGCCGCGGACCGCTTCGATCAGGCGGCCGAACTCGCCGACCGTGCCGAATCGATACGTACCGCGCCCGGTGAGACACGTCCCCAGGGGCCGGTGCGTGTCGCCGACGGGGTGCTCGACGAGTTCGTCCGGCAGGCACCGGACATGCGCTGA
- a CDS encoding PspC domain-containing protein, whose protein sequence is MTHQDENRDHTVPATGNVRPDTTTKHRRFRRSRSERMIAGVCGGLAELLDVDATIVRIVLVAATLLGFGVGFLLYLACWIIVPER, encoded by the coding sequence ATGACGCACCAGGACGAGAACCGCGACCACACCGTTCCCGCGACCGGGAACGTGCGCCCCGATACCACCACGAAGCACCGCAGGTTCCGCCGCTCCCGCTCCGAGCGCATGATCGCCGGAGTGTGCGGCGGGTTGGCGGAGCTGCTCGACGTGGACGCCACGATCGTCCGCATCGTGCTGGTCGCCGCGACGCTGCTCGGTTTCGGAGTCGGTTTCCTGCTCTACCTCGCCTGCTGGATCATAGTTCCCGAGCGGTGA